GTTGGtgaagaccaaaaacagagctaaaaactGACTATTGAACTTAAATTCACCAGGTTGCCAGTAAAACCTCCAAATGAATACTAATGGTGCTCCGAAATTGCTGCATGTGTAATTGTTAGCAGATATTTGCTAGCAAGTTTGTCATATCAACTCAAATGGAGgtcatgtgtttgtacacaacTTGTTTCCGCTGCCCCCAAAGGGCCAAAAATATCAGTTAATGCTTGGATATGCTTTATGTTATTGAGTTTAAGTCAGTTACTTTTCAATTAATTCgtcaacccttttttttctgagCTGAAAAATATTAACAAAGTAGAAAGACCACTCATTCACATCATGGTTGTGCACTTACTTATACAAAGAGATGTTGTTGACCGGTGACGTTGCCAACTAGATGAATCTATAAGTGCTGTGCTATGTGGCATGGTCCattctacagtggtgtgaaaaagtgtttgcccccttcctcatttcctgttcctttgcatgttgtcacactttagtgtttcggaacatcaaaccaatttaaacaacagtcaaggacaacacagtaaacacaaaatgcaatttgtaaatgaaggtgtttattattaaggtgaaaaaaaatccaaaccatcatggccctgtgtgaaaaagtgattgcccccttgttaaaacatacttaactgtggttgtccacacctgagttcaatttctctagccacaccaggcctgattattgccacacctgttcacaacaAGGCATCactaaataggagctgcttgacacagtaaggtccaccagaagtccttaaaagctacacatcatgccggaCACAAAAGAAATTCAGGACATTGAggaagaaagtaattgagatctatcgtCTGGAAGGGTTATAAGCCATTCccaagctttgggaatccagcgaaccacagtgagagcattatccacaaatggaagacatggaacagtggtgaaccttcccgagggccggccgcccaaaattaccccaagagcgcagcgacaactcatccaagaggtcacaaagacccacaacaacgtccaaagaactgcaggcctcacttgcctcagttaaggtcagcgttcatgctccaccatcaggaaaagactgggcaaaaatggcctgatggcagagttccaaggagaaaaccatgctgagcaaaagaacatcaaagctcgttcAATTTCTCCACACACATCTGATGATccaagactttgggacaacattctgtggacgatgagacaaaagtggaactctttggaaggtgtgtgtccaagtatatctggcgtagaggaacactgcatttcataaaaagaacattataccaacagtaaaatatggtggtggtagtgtgatggtctggggctgtttgctactaggacctggaagacttgccgtgtaaaaggaactatgaattctgctgttaccaagagatcctgaaggagatgtctgaccatctgttcgtgtactcaagctgaaacgagcttgggttctgcagcaggacaatgatcctaaacacaccagcagtccaccaccgaatggtgaagaaaaacaaaatgaagactttggagtggcctagccaaagtcctgacctgaatcctattgagatgttgtggtatgaccttaaaaaggccgttcatgctcgaaaaccctctaatgtaactgaattaggacaattctgccaAAGATGAGtaggccaaaattcctccaggacgctgtaaaagcctcattgcaaacgcttggttgcagttgttgctgctaagggtggcccatccagttattaggtttagggggcaatcactttttcacacagggccatgatggtttggaatttttttcacctttaataacaaacaccttcatttacaaattgcattttgtgtttacttgtgttgtccttgactattgtttaaattggtttgatgttccgaaacacttaagtgtgacaaacatgcaaaggaacaggaaatgaggaagggggcaaacactttttcacaccactgtatgtactTGACCTTATGAAACATTTGTGCCATCACTTAGTGTCTGAGGCACTTGAGGTCCTCTGATGATTTTGCTCTGTTACTGTCTGTGTGCCTGCAGCTGGCTTTCTGCACTGGAGAGCACCAAGTGGCTGCAGCACCTGTCCCTGCTGCTGAAGGCGGCGCTGCTGGTTGTCAACGCTGTGGACCGAGACCACAGACCCGTTCTGGTGCACTGCTCTGATGGCTGGGACCGCACACCTCAGATCGTTGCTTTGTCCAAGCTTTTGCTGGACCCTTACTACCGCACTGTTGAGGTACAGATGAAGACTCCTCTTTTATTTCCATCAATGATCCTTTGttagcattttttatttatttttattcccaTGAAAACTCTTATATCATTGACATCATGTAATAATTGCAATATTTCCAATGTAGCTAGGATCAAATTTGATAGcagaaaaactatttttactttaatttaatatttgttttttttatgtttttttttaaactgtgtgaTTGATATAAAAGAAAagctaaatttaatttaatctaaGCTCTTTTGACGTCTTTCTGCAGGGCTTCCAGGTTTTGGTGGAGACCGATTGGCTAGACTTCGGCCATAAGTTTGCAGACCGCTGCGGCCATGGAGAAAATTCTGAGGATCTGAACGAGCGCTGCCCCGTCTTCCTGCAGTGGCTAGACTGTGTTCACCAGCTCCAGAGGCAGTTCCCATGCTCCTTTGAGTTTAACGAGGCCTTCCTGGTGCGTACGGGTTGGGTGATTGATGTCAAGCGCAACTATTGCAAATTCTGATTCCTAGAGATGTTCCTGAGATTAGAAGCTTCAGAATGTTGTCATGTGCAGTGGTGGAAATGGCATGCCTCTGAggtgtatttatttagttttgctgtgtgtgtgtgtgtgtgtgtgtgtgtgtgtgtgtgtgtgtgtgtgtgtgggttgtttgtggtgtgtgtgtgttgtgtgtgtggttgtgtgtgtgtgtgtgtgtgtgtgtgtgtgtgtgtgtgtgtgttgtgtgtgtgtgtgtgtgtgtgtgtgtgtgtgtgtgtgtgtgtgtgtgtgtgttgtgtgtgtgtgtgtgtgtgtgtgtgtgtgtgtgtgtgtgtggtgtgtgtgtgtgtgtgtgtggtgtgtgtgtgtgtgtggtgtggtgtgtgtgtgttgtgtgtgtgtgtgtgtgtgtgtgtgtgtgtgtgtgtgtgtgtgtgtgtgtgtgtgtgtgtgtgtgtgcacaagccTTTAcctgtgtgttcttgtgtgcGTGCGCAGGTGAAACTGGTGCAGCACACCTACTCCTGTCTGTTTGGCACCTTCCTGTGTAACAGCGGCAAGGAGAGGGAGGACCGTCACGTTCAGGAGAGAACCTGCTCAGTCTGGTCACTGCTGAGACCGGCCAACCGCACTTTGAGGAACATGCTGTACTCCACACACTCCGAGATAGTACGTCCAAGTGTTAAGTCTTCAATTTTTTAGAAATCAGAGTACTGCCAGTTCTGGTTTAAAGCTGATTGAAACCCATAAAGACAAAGgataaaataagtaaaagcTGTTAGGAAAAAGTCTTCAAATGCATTATGGGAAAGAGCTTTGCATTAATGTCTCTTTATGCTTCGTGTTAACTGTTTTGATCTCAAACCTTTAAGAATTgcatgttattattgttattgtgtgtctgcgtgcgtgcgcgtgtgtgccaCCACCACTTATTCTTAGAAGTCCTTTGCATTCAGAGCTTGTCAAATGTTCATACAACTAAGTGTTAATTTCTATTTAAGGTGTTTTCGattatttaagatttttttgctACTACTAATTACCATTCCCAATCTTTCTTCTTATTACACTAAGTTAAGTTTGCACCTGTTGTTTCAGGTTCTTCACCCAGTGTGTCATGTACGCAACCTGATGCTGTGGACGGCTGTCTACCTACCCAGCTCCTCCCCCACCACCCCCTCCGATGACTCCTGCGCCCCCTACCCTGTGCCGGGTTGCAACACTGAGGACGCGCCCTTGGGCAGGTGAGCCTGGCGCACGGGCACCCGAtcccccctctcttccttcctCATGTAAGATAAACACAGGTCGAGGACTCCCACTGCCAGACGGGCCCAACTATTCATCTCGACTGCTTAAATACTTTGCTTTGCTCTGGCCTTCACAGTTAGAGATACGTTTTTATGTTTTGCTTATCTTGTGTCTCATGACCAGGAAGAGCTACAGGAAGTTGTTTCATAATTTATGACCCATATTTTATGGCCATTCTGAATGCTTCTCCTTCATTATGTTTGTGCTGCATCTTTCTTGTTTTGATGAGGCTGACATGTGATTGATTTGTTAACCAAACGGTTTGTAATGATTATATGTGCAGCTGTGTGAGTCATTGTTATGTAATGATAATGTTGTTTTCCGAGCATAATAATTCTTCTCTTGTTTGCTCTTTAGACGTACGAAGACTCGCTCCTTCGACAACTTGCCCAGTGCATGTGAGCTGGGAAGCTCGCTGGCTCCTAACCGCCGCTCCAGTGACCCAAGCCTCAATGAGAAGTGGCAGGACCATCGGCGTTCTCTGGAGCTCAACATGGCAGTGGGGCCTGAGGGAGGGGGAAACCAGGATCAGGAGGTGCGGCCTAACGGAGTGGGGCCTTACCCAGACGGAGTGGACTCTGAGCTGGAAGACAGCCCACAGCCCCAAGGCTCACATGCTGAGCTTGGACAGGAAGCCTCTGTGAGCACAGCAGAAACAGTGGCGGAAGCTGAGAAGGCGGAGCTCTCTGTGGCGGTGGGCGTGGCTGAAGGCCAGATGGAGAACATTCTTAAGGAAGCCACTAAGGAGGAGGCGGGAACAGATGTTAAAAGAGAGGGAAGTGCTGCTGTCACACATTTCATCAACACTGTTGACACAGAAGTCAAGAAGGAAGCAAAAGTTGAAGAGGATGAGGAGTGTGCTAAGGTTAATGGGACTAAGATGCAGAGAGAAGCATTTACTAATGGTCATCTAGAAAATGGCATAATGGAGGCCGAGGTTGATGAGTCTCCCCCTCTGCCCACACAGAAGGCAGAGGAGCTGGATCAACAGGCAGCAGAATTGACTCAGTCACAAGAGAACCTGGTGAAGCAGGACAAAGAGAACTGTTCTGTACTAGAAGAGCTTGTACATGGACAGAGTGAGTCTGGCTCATGTGACCCTGAGCAGCCTGCAGCCCATAGAACTATAACAAACAGCTTTGTGGACAGGTCACCTGAAGAGCCAGGAGTGGATGAGGAGACCTGCCCTGATTCTGAATCTGACAACGCTGTCTCAGAGCCAGTAGAGCATGGGGATAAGAGGGCCTCTCTGATGGAAAGCTCCACAGAGACTTTAACTGAAGAAGCCTGTAGCAGGTTGGAGCTACCAGCACAGCCATCAGTTTGTCCCAGTCATCAGCCTTGCAGTGATGGCAGGAACCAACTGCCCAGCTCCAGGAAGGAGAAAGGACTGGAGACAGGCGAACAAGgctttatcagaactttaaatGGGGGCAGCAAGCGGCCCTCTGTCAGTGCCTTTCAGTCTGTGAGTGCTGACCTCAACAGGGAAGGGCTTTGTAATGGCGACAGCTCCGACGGGGAGCCTTGCGGAGGACATCACTGGGTCAAAGGGAACGGGGAGAGGGTTCCTCTGAGTCGACAGGTGTCCCTAGCAAGCTGCAACTCCCTGATCCTGCATCCACGGGGCAGCTGCTCCCAGCACCGCTGGTGCCACACCCTGCTGGGCCGTGCTGCCATTAGCCCAGAGCAGCCGTCCCGCAGCCATCTGGACGACGACGGGCTGACGCTGCACACGGATGCCATCCAGCAGAGGCTAAGGCAGATCGAGGCGGGACACCAGATGGAGGTGGAGACTCTGAAGAAGCAGGTGCAGGAGCTGTGGAGCCGCCTGGAGAATCAGCAGCACGTCGGCTCCCACAGGATCAACGGAGACATGGGAGACGAAGTGGTAAGATGCTGACAGGTTGGCCATGACTGACCAGCTGATCTGTTTACCTCCTGGATGTTACGTTTAACTTCAGCCCAATGAGCTCCTTTCACGCTCCTTCTGATTGTGTGTATCTCCCTCCATGCAGACATCAATGACAGACTCTGAGTACAACCTGGACCCAAACTGTTTGTCGCGCTGCAGCACAGAGCTTTTCTCTGAGGCCAGCTGGGAGCAGGTGGACAAGCAGGACACTGAGGTGAGCAACCAGGCCAAGATAATTAAGGGAGGGAAGGAACCAAACTCTCAAAGCAATGGCTGTATTTGTTTGTAGCTTACATATATGGACCCCAGATCTCTTCAGAAATGGCAGTTGATGGTGGTTGATGGTAGGTGAGCTGCTCTGTGGATCAGAGCTGTGAACTGAGATTAGTCTGTACATTACAGGTGACTCGCTGGTACCCAGACCATTTGGCAGCCCAGTGTTATGGCTGTGAGAGCAGGTTCTGGCTCGCCACCAGGAGGCATCACTGCAGGTAAGCACTGAGGGTTCTCAAGCTGCAGAAGCTCAAACCTCCAGACACTATTCCTGTCATCAACCACTCCTCTCTGTCCTGTTGAGACTTAGAGAGGTCTTTCCATCTGTTTAAGCTCGCTATTCTTCTGTTTCTTGTATCCAGATACAACCAGGCGTGTCTAGATTAGGCTGAGGCAGCTTTCAGTTCACACCTGGCATCTTAATGATTCATATCCATCTTAGGTGACCCTTTTCTGatgggatttttattttgtctccactagggctgcacgattaatctGATCACAATCGCAATAACATTACTGTGAAAAATTGTGCGATTTCAGTAAACGAAAAAGTTGTGTGTGACACTCTTTGTGCACTGCAGTCTTCACGTCATACCATAacggtcacggaaggcttgtttcatgtggatgcgctggcagttttgttgtcatttagaattcctcatggggaagacagaaactacgcactttAGCTTTAAGTGTTTTAAGTTGAGTAATACACATTTctaattttttgtattttgtgcatttgtCTTGATAATCAAGCAAGTTGACTTGAAGTATTGTGAATTGTAAAAATCTTCAAATTGTGCAGCTCTAATCTCCATATATGTCAGTGTGTTTCTGCAGACCAGGGCTCAATATCagaataattttgtttttcaccaGGGAGTGGCTCAGTCTTATTAATATGCATGTGCTGGTATAAAAGATTTCAGTTTATTGTCTACCCTGCTCTGTACTACATATTAGAACAGATGCATTTCTGACGACCAGCAAATATGGTTAAGACACCCTGATCTCAGCGCATCCTCAGTATGTTCTGAATGTCCACTATGATTCAGGTCACGCAAGACACATTTTATTGCTAAGAGTGAGAGTAAGAGTCCTCTTGTTAAAGGGGCACTCTAATGATTTAGTATGACATTTCCATAAAGTTGTGGGACATGTAAGAgacagacttttaaaaaatggtCAAATATGACTGACTTTTACACCTTACTATTGGTCCAAAAACGATAATTCCTACATTCCTTGATTCTCCTCAGGACACTCTTCATGCCTGGTAAACACCAATGGCTTTCAAACTCCACACCTGCAGTATGTTATTAAGGCTTTTTGTTATAAATGGTCTCAGATAGCAAAGATAACCTGATGATCATGATGGTGTTGATGTAGATAGAATTAATTGATTTTGTTGGATAAAGAGCCGCTGTCATGCTCAGACATAACTGATTAGATTAAAGTGCCAGATTGCATAACTGTGACCATTCAAAGACAGTCTACTTGGAATTATCAGGATATCCTTTGGTTAATTGAAGTGCACAGAACAAGACTCATGTTTCTATATTCTGCCTCATTCTATCAGCTGGTGGTGTTTCCACTGGTGTATTCATTTCTAAATATATGTAATGTGTTCTCATTACTTCCTTTTCTTTGTGATGGATTGCAGCAAGTCAACCACACAGGCATTTAATTTGTCTAGTTGCTCATCCAGTGTGGTCTGGACTGCAGACAAAATTGCATAAAATACTCTGTTTATATTCACTTTTCAGCCATGGATTCAAAACACAAAAGGCTAGAATTAACGGTGTAGCAATGCAGCCATTTCACAATTGTAGCTACCTTCAATTTTCTAGCTTTTAGAAAAGATAACGTTGTAACACGCATCTTAAGCagtgtgttttagtgtgttaCGTGTTCTCCACTGCTCAGGCAGTTCTTATCCATTGTTTGCCCCTCTCCTCTACAGTGGCAGGGAGCCTGTCCAGGAGGTCTGGTGAGATCCGGCTCCCCTGTCCCTTCACTTTCCACCCTTTTTAACCTGGCATCACTGCAACTCCCTCCTCCTAATCCTCaaccccccttcccctccctgCTCCTTCCCCTCCTCACCTGTTGCATCGGGTATTGCCTTCATTCTGTTGTAGTTGTCAGCAAATTCTCAGGGAAATCTCTCGTCATTTCTGAGATGTATTGACTTGAGTGTGCGTCCTGCTGCGCCAACGTGTTGCCATTCAGCGGTTTTAATTGGCTGTGCTTAAGCATGGTGCTGTCAGTGAGagggctgtgattggttgaggGCTGATTGTTTAAATCAGATTTCACCTAAAAAATTCtaatcccccccccaaaaaaaaaattaaaaaacacctgTGGACTTCCTCAACCTCAAAACTCCTCTTGCCTTAGTGTCACATCAGCACCCTACCATCCCACCACCCTCAACACACGACGCAGCAGCATGCTGCCCCAAACAGCCGTCTGCATCTCACCTCCCAGCAGCACAGCATGGTACTGGAGACCTCTCAGTCCACCTGGTGGTGTAAAAAAGGCTGGAGACTCGAAGTGAAttagtattttttaatttctgctcAGGGTGAGTACAGGTAGTAGTAGAGGCCGCTGTATGTGTTAGTGTGTGAGCATGGCCTTACATCTAAATCTGAGCATGGGTATCTGAAACCTTCAGTGTGACCTGCCTTCTG
The nucleotide sequence above comes from Etheostoma spectabile isolate EspeVRDwgs_2016 unplaced genomic scaffold, UIUC_Espe_1.0 scaffold433, whole genome shotgun sequence. Encoded proteins:
- the LOC116686669 gene encoding myotubularin-related protein 3 isoform X1, whose amino-acid sequence is MEEEGQQSLECIQANQIFPKKSPVLEEENMQVPFPELHGEFTEYVGRAEDAIIAISNYRLHIKFKESVVNSCCCEVSVPLQLIENSECRDMFQLHVTCKDCKVVRCQFSSFEQCQEWLKRLNAVVRPPSRLEDLFSFAFHAWCMEVYAGEKEQHGELCRPGEHVTSWFKNEVERMCFDTQNAWRISDINSKFRLCPSYPQQLLVPAWITDKELENVAAFRSWKRFPAVVYRHQTTGAVIARCGQPEVSWWGWRNADDEHLVQSIAKACAVDSSSRKHLSNGSYTNGTDLPDTDFESSMTNSSEVETLATQPHKLLILDARSYAAAVANRAKGGGCECPEYYPNCEVVFMGMANIHSIRKSFQSLRFLCTQMPDPANWLSALESTKWLQHLSLLLKAALLVVNAVDRDHRPVLVHCSDGWDRTPQIVALSKLLLDPYYRTVEGFQVLVETDWLDFGHKFADRCGHGENSEDLNERCPVFLQWLDCVHQLQRQFPCSFEFNEAFLVKLVQHTYSCLFGTFLCNSGKEREDRHVQERTCSVWSLLRPANRTLRNMLYSTHSEIVLHPVCHVRNLMLWTAVYLPSSSPTTPSDDSCAPYPVPGCNTEDAPLGRRTKTRSFDNLPSACELGSSLAPNRRSSDPSLNEKWQDHRRSLELNMAVGPEGGGNQDQEVRPNGVGPYPDGVDSELEDSPQPQGSHAELGQEASVSTAETVAEAEKAELSVAVGVAEGQMENILKEATKEEAGTDVKREGSAAVTHFINTVDTEVKKEAKVEEDEECAKVNGTKMQREAFTNGHLENGIMEAEVDESPPLPTQKAEELDQQAAELTQSQENLVKQDKENCSVLEELVHGQSESGSCDPEQPAAHRTITNSFVDRSPEEPGVDEETCPDSESDNAVSEPVEHGDKRASLMESSTETLTEEACSRLELPAQPSVCPSHQPCSDGRNQLPSSRKEKGLETGEQGFIRTLNGGSKRPSVSAFQSVSADLNREGLCNGDSSDGEPCGGHHWVKGNGERVPLSRQVSLASCNSLILHPRGSCSQHRWCHTLLGRAAISPEQPSRSHLDDDGLTLHTDAIQQRLRQIEAGHQMEVETLKKQVQELWSRLENQQHVGSHRINGDMGDEVTSMTDSEYNLDPNCLSRCSTELFSEASWEQVDKQDTEVTRWYPDHLAAQCYGCESRFWLATRRHHCSGREPVQEVWNCGNVFCASCCDQKIPVPSQQLFEPSRVCKTCYGSLKLSPAPLDLELEKPIAASSN
- the LOC116686669 gene encoding myotubularin-related protein 3 isoform X3; its protein translation is MEEEGQQSLECIQANQIFPKKSPVLEEENMQVPFPELHGEFTEYVGRAEDAIIAISNYRLHIKFKESVVNSCCCEVSVPLQLIENSECRDMFQLHVTCKDCKVVRCQFSSFEQCQEWLKRLNAVVRPPSRLEDLFSFAFHAWCMEVYAGEKEQHGELCRPGEHVTSWFKNEVERMCFDTQNAWRISDINSKFRLCPSYPQQLLVPAWITDKELENVAAFRSWKRFPAVVYRHQTTGAVIARCGQPEVSWWGWRNADDEHLVQSIAKACAVDSSSRKHLSNGSYTNGTDLPDTDFESSMTNSSEVETLATQPHKLLILDARSYAAAVANRAKGGGCECPEYYPNCEVVFMGMANIHSIRKSFQSLRFLCTQMPDPANWLSALESTKWLQHLSLLLKAALLVVNAVDRDHRPVLVHCSDGWDRTPQIVALSKLLLDPYYRTVEGFQVLVETDWLDFGHKFADRCGHGENSEDLNERCPVFLQWLDCVHQLQRQFPCSFEFNEAFLVKLVQHTYSCLFGTFLCNSGKEREDRHVQERTCSVWSLLRPANRTLRNMLYSTHSEIVLHPVCHVRNLMLWTAVYLPSSSPTTPSDDSCAPYPVPGCNTEDAPLGRRTKTRSFDNLPSACELGSSLAPNRRSSDPSLNEKWQDHRRSLELNMAVGPEGGGNQDQEVRPNGVGPYPDGVDSELEDSPQPQGSHAELGQEASVSTAETVAEAEKAELSVAVGVAEGQMENILKEATKEEAGTDVKREGSAAVTHFINTVDTEVKKEAKVEEDEECAKVNGTKMQREAFTNGHLENGIMEAEVDESPPLPTQKAEELDQQAAELTQSQENLVKQDKENCSVLEELVHGQSESGSCDPEQPAAHRTITNSFVDRSPEEPGVDEETCPDSESDNAVSEPVEHGDKRASLMESSTETLTEEACSRLELPAQPSVCPSHQPCSDGRNQLPSSRKEKGLETGEQGFIRTLNGGSKRPSVSAFQSVSADLNREGLCNGDSSDGEPCGGHHWVKGNGERVPLSRQVSLASCNSLILHPRGSCSQHRWCHTLLGRAAISPEQPSRSHLDDDGLTLHTDAIQQRLRQIEAGHQMEVETLKKQVQELWSRLENQQHVGSHRINGDMGDEVTSMTDSEYNLDPNCLSRCSTELFSEASWEQVDKQDTEVTRWYPDHLAAQCYGCESRFWLATRRHHCRNCGNVFCASCCDQKIPVPSQQLFEPSRVCKTCYGSLKLSPAPLDLELEKPIAASSN
- the LOC116686669 gene encoding myotubularin-related protein 3 isoform X2, with amino-acid sequence MEEEGQQSLECIQANQIFPKKSPVLEEENMQVPFPELHGEFTEYVGRAEDAIIAISNYRLHIKFKESVVNVPLQLIENSECRDMFQLHVTCKDCKVVRCQFSSFEQCQEWLKRLNAVVRPPSRLEDLFSFAFHAWCMEVYAGEKEQHGELCRPGEHVTSWFKNEVERMCFDTQNAWRISDINSKFRLCPSYPQQLLVPAWITDKELENVAAFRSWKRFPAVVYRHQTTGAVIARCGQPEVSWWGWRNADDEHLVQSIAKACAVDSSSRKHLSNGSYTNGTDLPDTDFESSMTNSSEVETLATQPHKLLILDARSYAAAVANRAKGGGCECPEYYPNCEVVFMGMANIHSIRKSFQSLRFLCTQMPDPANWLSALESTKWLQHLSLLLKAALLVVNAVDRDHRPVLVHCSDGWDRTPQIVALSKLLLDPYYRTVEGFQVLVETDWLDFGHKFADRCGHGENSEDLNERCPVFLQWLDCVHQLQRQFPCSFEFNEAFLVKLVQHTYSCLFGTFLCNSGKEREDRHVQERTCSVWSLLRPANRTLRNMLYSTHSEIVLHPVCHVRNLMLWTAVYLPSSSPTTPSDDSCAPYPVPGCNTEDAPLGRRTKTRSFDNLPSACELGSSLAPNRRSSDPSLNEKWQDHRRSLELNMAVGPEGGGNQDQEVRPNGVGPYPDGVDSELEDSPQPQGSHAELGQEASVSTAETVAEAEKAELSVAVGVAEGQMENILKEATKEEAGTDVKREGSAAVTHFINTVDTEVKKEAKVEEDEECAKVNGTKMQREAFTNGHLENGIMEAEVDESPPLPTQKAEELDQQAAELTQSQENLVKQDKENCSVLEELVHGQSESGSCDPEQPAAHRTITNSFVDRSPEEPGVDEETCPDSESDNAVSEPVEHGDKRASLMESSTETLTEEACSRLELPAQPSVCPSHQPCSDGRNQLPSSRKEKGLETGEQGFIRTLNGGSKRPSVSAFQSVSADLNREGLCNGDSSDGEPCGGHHWVKGNGERVPLSRQVSLASCNSLILHPRGSCSQHRWCHTLLGRAAISPEQPSRSHLDDDGLTLHTDAIQQRLRQIEAGHQMEVETLKKQVQELWSRLENQQHVGSHRINGDMGDEVTSMTDSEYNLDPNCLSRCSTELFSEASWEQVDKQDTEVTRWYPDHLAAQCYGCESRFWLATRRHHCSGREPVQEVWNCGNVFCASCCDQKIPVPSQQLFEPSRVCKTCYGSLKLSPAPLDLELEKPIAASSN
- the LOC116686669 gene encoding myotubularin-related protein 3 isoform X5 translates to MEEEGQQSLECIQANQIFPKKSPVLEEENMQVPFPELHGEFTEYVGRAEDAIIAISNYRLHIKFKESVVNVPLQLIENSECRDMFQLHVTCKDCKVVRCQFSSFEQCQEWLKRLNAVVRPPSRLEDLFSFAFHAWCMEVYAGEKEQHGELCRPGEHVTSWFKNEVERMCFDTQNAWRISDINSKFRLCPSYPQQLLVPAWITDKELENVAAFRSWKRFPAVVYRHQTTGAVIARCGQPEVSWWGWRNADDEHLVQSIAKACAVDSSSRKHLSNGSYTNGTDLPDTDFESSMTNSSEVETLATQPHKLLILDARSYAAAVANRAKGGGCECPEYYPNCEVVFMGMANIHSIRKSFQSLRFLCTQMPDPANWLSALESTKWLQHLSLLLKAALLVVNAVDRDHRPVLVHCSDGWDRTPQIVALSKLLLDPYYRTVEGFQVLVETDWLDFGHKFADRCGHGENSEDLNERCPVFLQWLDCVHQLQRQFPCSFEFNEAFLVKLVQHTYSCLFGTFLCNSGKEREDRHVQERTCSVWSLLRPANRTLRNMLYSTHSEIVLHPVCHVRNLMLWTAVYLPSSSPTTPSDDSCAPYPVPGCNTEDAPLGRRTKTRSFDNLPSACELGSSLAPNRRSSDPSLNEKWQDHRRSLELNMAVGPEGGGNQDQEVRPNGVGPYPDGVDSELEDSPQPQGSHAELGQEASVSTAETVAEAEKAELSVAVGVAEGQMENILKEATKEEAGTDVKREGSAAVTHFINTVDTEVKKEAKVEEDEECAKVNGTKMQREAFTNGHLENGIMEAEVDESPPLPTQKAEELDQQAAELTQSQENLVKQDKENCSVLEELVHGQSESGSCDPEQPAAHRTITNSFVDRSPEEPGVDEETCPDSESDNAVSEPVEHGDKRASLMESSTETLTEEACSRLELPAQPSVCPSHQPCSDGRNQLPSSRKEKGLETGEQGFIRTLNGGSKRPSVSAFQSVSADLNREGLCNGDSSDGEPCGGHHWVKGNGERVPLSRQVSLASCNSLILHPRGSCSQHRWCHTLLGRAAISPEQPSRSHLDDDGLTLHTDAIQQRLRQIEAGHQMEVETLKKQVQELWSRLENQQHVGSHRINGDMGDEVTSMTDSEYNLDPNCLSRCSTELFSEASWEQVDKQDTEVTRWYPDHLAAQCYGCESRFWLATRRHHCRNCGNVFCASCCDQKIPVPSQQLFEPSRVCKTCYGSLKLSPAPLDLELEKPIAASSN
- the LOC116686669 gene encoding myotubularin-related protein 3 isoform X4, which gives rise to MEEEGQQSLECIQANQIFPKKSPVLEEENMQVPFPELHGEFTEYVGRAEDAIIAISNYRLHIKFKESVVNSCCCEVSVPLQLIENSECRDMFQLHVTCKDCKVVRCQFSSFEQCQEWLKRLNAVVRPPSRLEDLFSFAFHAWCMEVYAGEKEQHGELCRPGEHVTSWFKNEVERMCFDTQNAWRISDINSKFRLCPSYPQQLLVPAWITDKELENVAAFRSWKRFPAVVYRHQTTGAVIARCGQPEVSWWGWRNADDEHLVQSIAKACAVDSSSRKHLSNGSYTNGTDLPDTDFESSMTNSSEVETLATQPHKLLILDARSYAAAVANRAKGGGCECPEYYPNCEVVFMGMANIHSIRKSFQSLRFLCTQMPDPANWLSALESTKWLQHLSLLLKAALLVVNAVDRDHRPVLVHCSDGWDRTPQIVALSKLLLDPYYRTVEGFQVLVETDWLDFGHKFADRCGHGENSEDLNERCPVFLQWLDCVHQLQRQFPCSFEFNEAFLVKLVQHTYSCLFGTFLCNSGKEREDRHVQERTCSVWSLLRPANRTLRNMLYSTHSEIVLHPVCHVRNLMLWTAVYLPSSSPTTPSDDSCAPYPVPGCNTEDAPLGRRTKTRSFDNLPSACELGSSLAPNRRSSDPSLNEKWQDHRRSLELNMAVGPEGGGNQDQEVRPNGVGPYPDGVDSELEDSPQPQGSHAELGQEASVSTAETVAEAEKAELSVAVGVAEGQMENILKEATKEEAGTDVKREGSAAVTHFINTVDTEVKKEAKVEEDEECAKVNGTKMQREAFTNGHLENGIMEAEVDESPPLPTQKAEELDQQAAELTQSQENLVKQDKENCSVLEELVHGQSESGSCDPEQPAAHRTITNSFVDRSPEEPGVDEETCPDSESDNAVSEPVEHGDKRASLMESSTETLTEEACSRLELPAQPSVCPSHQPCSDGRNQLPSSRKEKGLETGEQGFIRTLNGGSKRPSVSAFQSVSADLNREGLCNGDSSDGEPCGGHHWVKGNGERVPLSRQVSLASCNSLILHPRGSCSQHRWCHTLLGRAAISPEQPSRSHLDDDGLTLHTDAIQQRLRQIEAGHQMEVETLKKQVQELWSRLENQQHVGSHRINGDMGDEVTSMTDSEYNLDPNCLSRCSTELFSEASWEQVDKQDTEELR